A genome region from Anaerobacillus alkaliphilus includes the following:
- a CDS encoding GNAT family N-acetyltransferase — MIIRNESLSEKAPRSLLLLADPSLELIEDYLKRGDCYLAEIDGKVVGAYVLLPTRPQTVELVNVAVTEEEQGKGIGKRLVMDAIDKARAAGYKTIEIGTGNSSIGQLALYQKCGFRIIGVDHDFFIRHYKDEIYENGIQCRDMIRLSQDL, encoded by the coding sequence ATGATTATACGAAATGAAAGTTTAAGTGAAAAAGCTCCTAGAAGCTTGCTTTTACTAGCAGACCCTTCTCTAGAGTTAATAGAAGATTATCTCAAAAGAGGCGATTGCTATTTAGCTGAGATAGACGGAAAAGTGGTAGGAGCCTATGTCTTACTTCCTACTAGACCCCAAACTGTTGAACTTGTTAATGTTGCTGTTACTGAGGAAGAACAGGGTAAAGGCATTGGTAAACGTTTAGTGATGGATGCCATTGATAAGGCGAGAGCAGCCGGCTACAAAACGATAGAAATTGGCACTGGGAACTCTAGTATAGGTCAGCTTGCCCTTTACCAAAAATGTGGATTTCGCATTATTGGTGTTGATCATGACTTTTTTATTAGACACTATAAAGATGAGATATACGAGAATGGAATTCAGTGCAGGGATATGATTCGTCTATCACAAGACTTGTAG
- a CDS encoding DUF523 domain-containing protein, whose product MILVSSCLVGLEVRYDGTHCLHSQINKLVKEEQAISVCPELLAGFSVPREPTEIVGGEGGDVLDGKARVVTKSGTDVTNLYIKGAYRTLEKAQELRATLVVLKETSPSCGNSMIYNGEFSGEKVVGNGVTSALLKRHGYSVISEEQFLESLKDQTT is encoded by the coding sequence GTGATATTAGTAAGTTCCTGTTTGGTTGGTTTAGAGGTTAGGTACGATGGGACCCACTGCCTTCATAGTCAGATTAACAAGCTAGTAAAGGAAGAGCAAGCAATATCAGTCTGTCCTGAATTGCTTGCTGGCTTTTCAGTCCCGAGAGAACCGACTGAAATTGTCGGCGGGGAGGGAGGGGATGTCCTGGATGGTAAAGCAAGAGTAGTTACCAAGTCGGGAACCGATGTCACAAATTTATATATAAAAGGAGCCTATCGCACTTTAGAAAAGGCGCAAGAACTCAGGGCAACCTTGGTGGTACTTAAGGAAACTAGTCCTTCCTGCGGTAATTCTATGATTTATAATGGCGAATTTTCTGGTGAAAAGGTCGTTGGTAATGGAGTGACGTCTGCATTACTCAAAAGGCATGGCTATTCAGTTATTTCTGAAGAACAGTTTCTAGAGTCCCTCAAAGACCAAACTACTTAA
- a CDS encoding DUF4386 domain-containing protein, with the protein MLLITGIIFGILSSVPALEQPDYLTKLSTIKGQVLLAAFFQFIMAAVYVCIAVLLYPTIKKYNEGLALSYFGFRIIGAVFLFIGIIFLLLLLFISQRFVIEVQPDPSRFQTIGELLRVGRDWINHIGMILPWSIGGLILYYCFFRMKLIPKWLSIWGLIGYTSTLIATILLFFDIIKIVSPIYLIMNTPTALLELILAVYLIVNGFNPYIKQKGGTL; encoded by the coding sequence ATATTATTAATCACAGGAATAATATTTGGCATATTATCATCGGTTCCAGCTCTAGAGCAACCGGACTACCTTACCAAATTATCAACTATCAAGGGGCAAGTATTGCTGGCTGCATTTTTTCAATTTATCATGGCCGCTGTTTATGTGTGTATTGCGGTACTATTATATCCGACTATTAAAAAATATAATGAAGGTCTTGCACTCTCATACTTTGGATTTAGAATAATTGGAGCAGTATTTCTTTTTATTGGTATCATTTTTCTTTTACTATTATTATTCATAAGTCAACGATTTGTAATAGAGGTTCAGCCAGATCCATCCCGTTTTCAAACTATAGGAGAATTGCTTAGAGTAGGTAGAGATTGGATAAATCATATTGGAATGATATTACCGTGGAGTATAGGGGGGTTAATCCTATATTATTGTTTTTTTAGAATGAAACTTATTCCCAAATGGTTATCAATCTGGGGCCTTATTGGCTATACTTCTACACTCATAGCAACCATTCTGTTGTTCTTTGACATAATTAAAATAGTATCACCAATATACTTGATAATGAATACGCCCACTGCACTATTGGAGTTGATTTTAGCTGTTTACCTGATAGTTAATGGGTTCAATCCATATATAAAACAAAAAGGGGGAACACTATGA
- a CDS encoding NAD(P)-dependent oxidoreductase, translating to MTILVVGATGETGQLVVKQLLDCGEKVRVIVRYPDKLSETILSHQNISIITVGNVLQINKLEMRDYVKDCDAVISCLGHNLTLRGIFGPPFKLVTDVTKLICHAIKENKPQRTIKYILMNTTGNSNKNQRETVSLAEKCVLGIIRLLVPPHRDNEKAADYLRVEIGQDNLEIEWIAVRPDSLLNLEEVTKYSIFPSPIRSAIFNPGKTSRINVAHFMSELIINEELWEQWKGQMPVIYNENSVVEGGNT from the coding sequence ATGACAATTCTTGTAGTGGGAGCAACTGGTGAAACAGGACAATTAGTCGTCAAACAATTACTAGATTGTGGAGAGAAAGTAAGAGTGATTGTTCGTTACCCAGATAAATTATCAGAAACAATTCTATCTCACCAAAATATATCTATTATAACTGTTGGTAATGTTTTACAAATAAACAAGCTTGAGATGAGAGATTATGTTAAAGATTGTGATGCTGTGATCTCCTGCCTTGGACATAACCTAACTCTACGTGGAATATTTGGCCCTCCTTTTAAATTGGTAACTGATGTAACTAAACTCATTTGTCATGCGATTAAAGAAAATAAGCCCCAAAGAACAATTAAGTATATTCTTATGAATACAACAGGCAATAGTAATAAAAATCAAAGAGAAACAGTATCTTTGGCTGAAAAATGTGTTCTGGGTATTATTAGATTGCTTGTGCCGCCACACAGAGATAATGAAAAAGCAGCTGATTATTTACGAGTTGAAATTGGCCAAGACAACCTTGAAATAGAATGGATTGCAGTTAGACCCGATAGTTTATTAAATTTAGAAGAAGTAACTAAGTATTCTATATTTCCTTCACCTATCAGAAGTGCCATTTTTAATCCGGGAAAAACTAGTAGGATTAATGTGGCTCATTTTATGTCAGAATTAATTATCAATGAAGAATTGTGGGAGCAATGGAAAGGGCAAATGCCTGTTATTTATAATGAAAATTCAGTAGTAGAGGGAGGAAATACTTGA
- a CDS encoding DUF6366 family protein yields the protein MSQDEQDKMRVKDWERHPTANVADSVNRSMAGDPGALMRGGCLTKIVTLILLIVGFLLVTQCSNVVDSSSVENSCREVGEVIG from the coding sequence ATGAGTCAAGATGAACAGGATAAAATGAGAGTAAAGGATTGGGAAAGACACCCGACTGCGAATGTTGCCGACTCTGTAAACCGATCAATGGCAGGAGATCCTGGTGCGTTAATGAGGGGTGGATGCTTAACTAAAATTGTGACTCTAATTCTACTAATTGTTGGATTTTTACTTGTTACTCAATGCTCCAATGTGGTTGATAGCTCCTCAGTAGAAAATAGTTGTCGAGAAGTTGGTGAAGTCATTGGCTAA
- a CDS encoding putative signal transducing protein: MANAWFLLFILVIGLGLFLKFKTTINKEQWFVIIHSDVNKINIYKLQRVLSNNGIKSRVEFDDALTNHAVRNYYIGDKGSIRKLMVQEKDLVRAKRLLEENR; encoded by the coding sequence TTGGCTAATGCTTGGTTTCTCCTGTTTATCCTTGTAATAGGGTTAGGTCTTTTCTTAAAGTTTAAAACCACAATTAATAAAGAACAGTGGTTTGTTATCATTCATTCGGATGTTAATAAAATAAACATTTATAAGCTTCAGCGTGTGCTATCCAATAATGGGATTAAATCAAGAGTTGAATTTGACGATGCTCTGACCAATCATGCGGTTAGAAATTATTATATTGGTGACAAGGGTTCTATACGTAAGTTGATGGTACAGGAAAAAGATTTAGTTAGAGCGAAACGATTACTAGAAGAGAATAGGTAA
- a CDS encoding YciI family protein, whose translation MNNRTGLYTRFVILLTLNPGKELTEKLIKEHVHYLKKLESENKLELCGPFSDYKGGMIIIKAKSYEEAKEIAELDPFVISRVESYEIRTWELSCKENNHMGMG comes from the coding sequence TTGAATAATCGTACAGGATTATATACACGTTTTGTAATACTACTAACCTTAAATCCTGGTAAAGAGTTAACAGAGAAACTAATCAAAGAACATGTACATTACTTAAAAAAGTTAGAAAGTGAAAATAAGCTAGAACTTTGCGGTCCATTTTCGGATTATAAAGGTGGAATGATCATTATCAAGGCAAAATCCTATGAAGAGGCTAAAGAAATTGCAGAATTAGATCCTTTCGTCATTAGCCGAGTAGAATCTTATGAAATTCGAACCTGGGAACTCTCTTGTAAAGAAAACAACCATATGGGAATGGGATAA
- a CDS encoding GyrI-like domain-containing protein: MNLTVIRSVRTNNFKDDAILHKITEMWKEASSILKNYNNVRYGLYYNYESDYKGDYTLSVAIESNENELTLKIPNTSKYEIFEVDTAEEFGILNAWKKIWEREEKGDLERAYSFDFEKYYPNGQIEIHIAIK, from the coding sequence ATGAATCTAACAGTTATTAGAAGTGTTAGAACTAATAATTTCAAAGATGACGCTATTTTGCATAAGATTACAGAAATGTGGAAAGAGGCATCCAGTATATTGAAGAATTACAATAATGTTAGATATGGTTTGTATTATAATTATGAGAGTGATTATAAAGGTGATTATACTTTAAGTGTAGCAATAGAAAGTAATGAGAACGAACTCACACTAAAAATTCCTAACACAAGTAAATATGAAATTTTTGAGGTGGATACTGCAGAAGAATTTGGGATACTCAACGCTTGGAAAAAAATATGGGAACGTGAAGAGAAAGGGGATTTGGAGAGAGCTTATTCATTTGACTTTGAAAAATACTATCCTAATGGTCAAATTGAGATTCACATAGCAATTAAATAG
- a CDS encoding AAA family ATPase, translating into MFFVQMSGFPGSGKSTLAREISRGTGAVIVDHDIVKTALLESIDDIEFDTRLAGKISYNIDWSLIEFHLSQGHSVIFDSPCLYDEMISKGTSLAERYNVKYKYIECYLNDFNEINSRLKNRESMISQIKEVKSFEGFTYTIENSKKPDNHRCLIVNTGKPLDTYIQDVINYIME; encoded by the coding sequence ATGTTTTTTGTACAAATGTCAGGTTTTCCGGGGTCAGGAAAATCAACACTTGCTCGTGAAATCTCAAGAGGAACTGGAGCAGTTATCGTTGATCACGATATTGTAAAAACTGCATTATTAGAGTCCATTGATGATATAGAGTTTGATACAAGGCTTGCCGGCAAAATATCTTATAATATTGATTGGTCACTCATAGAATTCCATCTATCACAAGGCCATAGTGTTATATTTGATAGCCCGTGTTTATATGACGAAATGATTAGTAAAGGAACAAGTTTGGCAGAAAGATATAACGTTAAATACAAATACATTGAATGCTACCTCAATGATTTTAACGAGATAAATTCTCGTTTGAAAAATAGAGAAAGTATGATCAGCCAAATTAAAGAGGTAAAGTCATTTGAAGGCTTTACGTATACTATAGAAAATAGTAAAAAGCCTGACAATCATCGTTGTTTAATTGTTAACACTGGTAAACCATTAGATACTTATATTCAAGACGTTATTAATTACATAATGGAGTAA
- a CDS encoding GNAT family N-acetyltransferase, with amino-acid sequence MIREAREKDVEGLAELMGDLGYPTESSEMENRMYTIFSKNDYKTYVYEEDGNLHGMIGMILCHRFEKSESYIRIIAFVVKSEFRGNGIGSKLLNAAENWAKQKGANMMTLNSGNRSERKESHQYYLRKGFEGSATGFYKQI; translated from the coding sequence TTGATAAGGGAAGCTAGGGAGAAGGATGTTGAGGGTTTAGCTGAGTTAATGGGAGACTTGGGTTACCCTACTGAAAGTAGCGAGATGGAAAATAGAATGTATACTATATTTTCAAAAAATGATTATAAAACATATGTATACGAAGAAGATGGGAATTTGCATGGAATGATTGGGATGATTTTATGTCATCGCTTTGAAAAAAGTGAGAGTTATATAAGGATTATTGCATTTGTGGTCAAGTCTGAGTTCAGGGGTAATGGAATTGGTAGTAAGCTGTTAAATGCAGCGGAGAATTGGGCTAAGCAGAAAGGTGCGAATATGATGACCCTGAATAGTGGGAATCGTTCCGAAAGAAAAGAGTCTCACCAGTATTATCTTCGTAAAGGGTTTGAAGGAAGCGCGACAGGATTTTATAAGCAAATTTAA
- a CDS encoding GNAT family N-acetyltransferase, translating into MHIEIQLTNIDTSYIIKNLYPLYLHDLSGHYGHLPNQHGIYEDTDDVKTLSEQYEVQNIWWEKPGVLFPYLIRVDERPAGFILIATPPYCNKGIDYFVNEFFLLQPYRGKGIAEKAAHLVFDQHRGKWELFTNHLEANIAGQKFWRRAVCTYTNGNYIEELGETFDGMKLIFRFDNLHE; encoded by the coding sequence ATGCACATCGAAATTCAATTAACGAATATAGATACTTCATATATTATTAAGAACTTATACCCACTTTATTTACATGATTTATCAGGTCATTATGGCCATCTTCCAAATCAGCATGGGATTTACGAAGATACGGATGATGTGAAGACATTGAGTGAACAGTACGAGGTTCAAAATATCTGGTGGGAAAAACCTGGTGTATTGTTTCCTTACTTAATTAGGGTCGACGAAAGACCTGCAGGTTTTATCCTAATTGCAACGCCACCCTATTGTAACAAAGGCATTGATTATTTTGTAAATGAATTTTTCTTACTTCAACCGTATCGTGGAAAAGGGATCGCGGAAAAGGCAGCACACCTAGTATTTGATCAACATAGAGGGAAATGGGAGTTATTTACGAATCATTTAGAGGCCAATATTGCAGGGCAGAAGTTTTGGCGAAGAGCTGTGTGTACCTATACGAATGGAAACTACATAGAAGAACTCGGTGAGACGTTTGATGGAATGAAATTGATCTTTCGTTTTGACAATTTGCATGAATAG
- a CDS encoding 3-ketoacyl-ACP reductase has translation MPSLNGKTALITGAGRGIGRATAIALAKEGVNLGLIGLNLENLEKLAAELSQYDVTISAASADVSDLEAVTHAVEHIKSDLGAIDILVNNAGTAKFGGFLDLTPEEWEKNIRVNLMGVYNVTRAVLPDMIERKSGDIMNIASTAGEKGAPVTSAYSASKFAVMGLSESLMLEVRKHNIRVTALTPSTVVTDLAYEANLISGDAERVMHPEDLADLIVAGLKLHPRVFIKTAGLWSTNP, from the coding sequence ATGCCATCATTAAATGGAAAAACTGCTTTAATTACCGGAGCAGGTAGAGGAATTGGACGAGCAACCGCGATTGCTCTAGCAAAAGAAGGTGTTAACCTAGGGCTAATTGGTTTAAACCTTGAAAATCTTGAAAAGTTAGCAGCGGAACTTTCTCAATATGATGTAACCATTTCAGCTGCTTCAGCCGATGTCAGTGATCTTGAAGCGGTAACTCACGCTGTTGAGCATATTAAATCAGATTTAGGTGCGATTGATATTTTAGTTAACAATGCTGGTACTGCGAAATTTGGTGGATTTTTAGATCTTACACCCGAGGAATGGGAAAAAAATATCCGAGTCAACTTAATGGGTGTTTACAATGTAACTCGCGCAGTGTTGCCAGATATGATTGAAAGAAAGTCTGGAGATATTATGAACATTGCATCAACTGCTGGTGAAAAAGGAGCTCCTGTCACAAGCGCTTATAGTGCATCAAAATTTGCAGTAATGGGGCTATCGGAATCGTTAATGCTTGAAGTGCGAAAGCATAACATTCGTGTTACTGCGTTAACACCAAGTACAGTTGTAACAGATTTAGCGTACGAAGCCAATTTGATTAGTGGAGACGCTGAGAGAGTGATGCATCCCGAAGATCTAGCTGACCTAATTGTAGCAGGACTAAAATTACATCCGCGAGTGTTTATTAAAACTGCAGGCTTATGGTCAACGAATCCTTAA
- a CDS encoding winged helix-turn-helix transcriptional regulator, with translation MSRLENKVFHCEKELTLSIIGGKWKMLILWHLGKEGTKRFSELKSLMPAITQRMLVNQLRELEEDNIVARKVYPVVPPKVEYSLTAQGETLMPILDSMYEWGKNYIEGTLENRAE, from the coding sequence ATGTCTAGATTAGAAAATAAAGTGTTTCACTGTGAAAAGGAATTAACGTTATCAATCATCGGTGGCAAATGGAAAATGCTTATCTTATGGCATTTAGGTAAAGAGGGTACTAAGAGATTTAGTGAATTAAAGTCACTGATGCCAGCGATTACACAGAGAATGCTAGTCAATCAGTTGAGGGAGCTCGAGGAGGACAACATTGTCGCACGAAAGGTGTATCCTGTCGTTCCACCAAAAGTTGAGTATTCTCTGACCGCTCAAGGGGAAACGTTGATGCCGATCCTTGATTCGATGTATGAATGGGGAAAAAATTATATAGAAGGTACGTTGGAAAATAGGGCAGAGTAA
- a CDS encoding GNAT family N-acetyltransferase produces the protein MEYIRINNIEDPLFKQMHDLMKEVFPPEEVLEFSLWKEPLEDPGIRVFVAVHEGKVVGSTEYRYYEDFNVAMTDFTIIGQAGLGIGPFLAQKRMADLKELASANGKQLSGMFAEIYDPYRVEDHDFGGVKPMDPYVRREVLAHLGYKKIDFTYVHPSWNNDGEAVEGLDLCFMPLEDGMTDISADLVVQFLKRYYAVLPNKPQSWIAMVEELETKEKLALLAI, from the coding sequence ATGGAATACATAAGAATTAATAATATTGAAGACCCGTTATTTAAACAAATGCATGATTTAATGAAGGAAGTATTTCCTCCTGAGGAAGTGTTAGAGTTTAGTCTTTGGAAAGAGCCGCTAGAGGATCCGGGAATTCGCGTATTTGTAGCTGTTCACGAAGGAAAAGTGGTTGGTTCTACGGAATACCGCTATTATGAGGATTTCAATGTAGCAATGACTGACTTTACGATTATCGGTCAAGCAGGACTTGGAATAGGACCGTTCCTTGCACAGAAGCGAATGGCAGATTTAAAAGAGTTAGCGTCGGCGAATGGTAAGCAGTTATCTGGAATGTTCGCTGAGATTTATGATCCATACCGTGTCGAAGACCATGATTTTGGCGGCGTTAAGCCAATGGACCCTTACGTACGCCGTGAAGTGCTGGCACATCTTGGCTACAAGAAAATTGATTTTACATACGTTCACCCATCTTGGAACAATGATGGCGAAGCGGTAGAAGGCTTAGACTTATGTTTTATGCCACTAGAAGATGGCATGACTGACATCTCAGCTGATTTAGTAGTTCAATTCCTAAAACGTTACTATGCTGTGTTACCAAACAAACCACAATCTTGGATTGCGATGGTAGAAGAGTTAGAAACGAAAGAGAAGTTGGCTTTATTAGCAATTTAA
- a CDS encoding DEAD/DEAH box helicase, with amino-acid sequence MNIKLNQKLIKDMCGTVSFKKGDSFYRANKVTFQEYDVDRCAATVSGTEDFHVLIERDPTGSITRSCNCPKLASFQKDCQHIAAVLLSINEHQRNGTNPVNRAETDLAQGFLNIFKNQPKRTSSKQLHFEKRDIIEVEFFCRPVTIGTNETLLGIEMKVAESYVQQIRLFLERVKSGKATYLSPLFKYDPTLHCFHREVDEIIQQLIQVSHDELVYLDETGHRSDYLGNQQLLLIPPSSWDRLSQLLKGSPYVKIIGQEKTYESLQVSTDRLDLQFDFLKSKGSKAFQLRINGLEHMVLLTPYQSVLTNGTLTKLEKDDSKRLSDLKKMLEQSGTNQIPISEDQVPFFLEKVVPGLKRLGDVEISGLVSEANKPLVAKLFLDRVNHRLLAGLEFHYEHIVINPCENREPKTSSLLIRDVKKEDTILEIMEESEFVQTDGGYYLQNEELEYEFLYYVVPKLEQLVQVYATTAVKLRIFKGNMFPKIRIKAKKERTNWLEFKFEINGKEEREIREILEALEEKRRYYRLRDGSLLSLQTKEFDDIRQFLERLPGNSEDLINGLDVPVVKSLPFLDAVNDEQIFQLEESFRQFLETIRNPGKIEFEVPQTLETILRDYQKQGYQWMKTLAHFGFGGILADDMGLGKTIQSITYIVSELPTIREKKQPVLIVCPSSLTYNWLSEILKFAPDLRAVIIDGQKKQRENNQKDAISADVVITSYPLLRKDIHWFEKQEFHTVFFDEAQAFKNPVTQTARSVQKIKANYRFALSGTPVENSSVELWAIFHVVFPELFQGLKDYSFLPHETIARRIRPFLLRRVKEDVLAELPEKEETLETVELLPDQKHLYGAYLAKLRQETLKHLDKETIRKNRIRILAGLTRLRQICCHPGLFVDGYKGSSAKFEQLMRIVDEARISGRRVLIFSQFTKMLELISREFAVKDIPFFYLDGQTPSEERVEICQRFNEGQRDFFLISLKAGGTGLNLTGADTVILYDLWWNPAVEEQAADRAHRIGQENVVQVIKLVAKGTIEEKINELQEKKRHLIEEIINTDSKGKATLTEDDIREILT; translated from the coding sequence TTGAATATCAAATTAAATCAAAAGCTGATTAAAGATATGTGTGGAACGGTCTCCTTCAAAAAAGGGGACTCATTTTATCGTGCCAATAAGGTTACATTCCAGGAATATGATGTTGATCGTTGTGCCGCTACAGTATCTGGTACAGAAGACTTTCATGTTTTGATTGAACGTGATCCCACTGGATCGATTACAAGAAGCTGTAACTGTCCGAAGCTTGCTTCTTTTCAAAAGGACTGCCAGCACATTGCTGCGGTGTTACTTTCAATTAATGAACATCAACGCAACGGAACCAATCCTGTAAATAGAGCTGAAACTGATCTAGCTCAAGGCTTCTTAAATATCTTTAAAAATCAACCAAAGCGCACAAGCTCGAAGCAACTTCATTTTGAAAAAAGAGACATAATCGAAGTAGAATTTTTTTGTCGACCGGTTACGATTGGTACGAATGAAACTCTACTTGGTATTGAAATGAAGGTGGCAGAAAGTTATGTGCAACAGATAAGACTCTTTCTCGAACGAGTAAAGTCTGGGAAAGCGACATACCTTTCGCCGCTATTTAAATATGACCCAACCCTGCATTGCTTTCACAGGGAAGTTGATGAAATTATTCAACAGTTAATTCAAGTCAGCCATGATGAACTTGTATATTTAGACGAAACAGGACATCGCTCTGATTACTTAGGAAATCAGCAGCTTCTATTAATTCCGCCATCTTCGTGGGACAGGCTCTCACAGCTGCTCAAAGGTTCACCATATGTTAAAATCATCGGTCAAGAGAAAACCTATGAGTCATTACAAGTATCAACAGATCGACTTGACCTACAGTTTGACTTTCTGAAAAGTAAAGGAAGCAAGGCGTTTCAGCTTAGGATTAATGGTCTTGAGCATATGGTGTTACTCACACCATACCAATCAGTGTTAACCAATGGTACCCTAACAAAGCTTGAAAAAGATGACTCAAAACGGCTTTCGGACCTTAAGAAAATGTTAGAACAATCAGGGACAAATCAAATTCCGATATCAGAGGACCAGGTTCCTTTTTTTCTAGAAAAAGTAGTTCCTGGGCTCAAAAGGCTTGGGGATGTTGAGATATCCGGGCTTGTTTCAGAAGCAAATAAACCGTTAGTTGCGAAACTCTTTTTGGATAGGGTAAATCATCGTTTACTAGCTGGACTAGAATTTCACTATGAACATATCGTCATTAATCCTTGTGAAAACCGTGAACCGAAAACGAGTTCTCTTTTAATCAGGGACGTTAAGAAAGAAGATACGATTTTAGAGATCATGGAGGAAAGTGAGTTTGTTCAAACCGATGGCGGTTACTATCTGCAAAATGAAGAGCTAGAATATGAGTTCCTCTATTATGTCGTGCCAAAACTAGAGCAGCTTGTGCAGGTCTATGCGACCACAGCGGTAAAACTTCGAATTTTTAAAGGAAATATGTTTCCGAAAATACGGATTAAGGCCAAAAAAGAACGGACCAACTGGTTAGAGTTTAAATTCGAGATCAATGGGAAAGAGGAACGGGAAATTCGTGAGATCCTAGAAGCATTAGAGGAAAAGCGGAGATATTACCGTCTACGTGACGGCTCACTTTTATCTCTACAAACGAAGGAATTCGATGACATCCGCCAATTTCTCGAAAGACTACCTGGGAATAGTGAAGATCTTATTAATGGCTTAGATGTGCCAGTCGTAAAAAGTCTTCCGTTTTTAGATGCGGTGAATGATGAGCAGATCTTTCAGCTTGAGGAATCGTTTAGGCAGTTTCTTGAAACGATTCGTAACCCGGGGAAGATAGAGTTCGAGGTACCTCAAACCTTAGAAACCATCCTACGAGACTATCAAAAGCAAGGCTACCAATGGATGAAAACGTTGGCTCACTTTGGGTTTGGAGGAATTCTTGCGGATGACATGGGCTTAGGGAAAACTATCCAAAGTATTACCTACATTGTTTCTGAACTTCCAACGATTCGTGAAAAGAAACAGCCAGTTCTCATCGTCTGTCCGTCATCACTAACATACAATTGGCTGAGTGAGATCTTGAAGTTTGCACCTGATCTAAGAGCTGTCATCATTGATGGTCAGAAGAAACAACGAGAGAATAACCAGAAAGATGCTATCAGTGCAGATGTGGTGATCACTTCCTACCCGCTCTTGCGAAAGGATATTCATTGGTTTGAAAAACAAGAGTTTCATACCGTCTTTTTCGATGAGGCACAAGCGTTTAAAAATCCGGTCACGCAAACCGCACGTTCAGTACAGAAAATCAAAGCGAATTACCGTTTTGCTCTTTCAGGAACCCCGGTGGAAAACTCGTCTGTAGAGCTTTGGGCAATTTTTCATGTCGTATTCCCAGAATTATTCCAAGGATTAAAAGACTACAGTTTTCTCCCGCATGAAACAATTGCGAGACGAATTCGGCCGTTTTTACTAAGACGGGTAAAGGAAGATGTACTCGCTGAGCTCCCTGAAAAAGAGGAGACATTGGAAACTGTTGAGCTGCTTCCAGATCAAAAACATTTATACGGAGCGTATTTGGCAAAACTCCGGCAGGAAACGCTAAAGCATTTAGATAAAGAGACGATTCGGAAAAATCGGATTCGAATTTTGGCAGGCTTAACCCGACTACGACAGATTTGTTGCCACCCAGGCTTGTTTGTAGATGGCTACAAAGGAAGTTCTGCAAAATTTGAACAGTTGATGCGCATTGTTGACGAGGCAAGAATATCGGGAAGACGTGTATTAATTTTTTCACAATTCACGAAAATGTTAGAGTTGATCTCACGAGAATTCGCCGTCAAGGACATTCCGTTCTTTTATCTAGATGGTCAAACTCCATCCGAGGAACGAGTGGAGATCTGCCAACGGTTTAACGAAGGCCAAAGAGACTTTTTTTTAATCTCCTTAAAAGCAGGCGGGACAGGACTGAATTTGACTGGAGCAGATACGGTTATCTTGTATGATTTATGGTGGAACCCTGCAGTAGAGGAACAAGCTGCAGATCGAGCACATCGAATTGGACAGGAAAATGTCGTCCAGGTAATTAAATTAGTAGCGAAGGGAACCATTGAGGAAAAGATTAATGAACTCCAGGAGAAAAAACGTCATTTAATAGAAGAAATTATTAATACAGACTCTAAGGGTAAAGCAACTTTAACTGAAGATGACATTCGAGAAATACTGACGTGA